AGTTAACGACCGCTTACTTCAAGAAAGGGTCCGGCCCGCCGCGAAGGGCCGGAATTCGGCCCTCCAGACGGAAAATGGTCCGCACCATTGACCCCACTGGTCTAGTCCTTCTACGGTGACGGCCCGAACGCGTTACCGCGTTCATGCCAATCGGCGCGCGTTTCCCTCTTCCCCCCACGAGGAGACACCCGATGCACGTCCCGCACCTCCCCAGCGCCCGCTCCCTGCGGACGCTCTTCTCCGCCCTGTGTTCCGTCGCCCTCGGCGCGGGGCTGCTGGCCGGCGCCGGCACGGCCACGGCCACGCCTCCTCCGCAGGCGCCCGCCACGCAGGCCGCGGCCGGTTCCAAGGTCGTCGGCTACTTCACCGAATGGGGCACCTACGACCGGAAGTACTACGTCAAGAACGTCGAGACCTCCGGTTCCGCCGCCGAACTGACCCACATCAACTACGCCTTCGGCAACGTCACCGGCGGCAAGTGCGCGATGGGCGACGCCTACGCGGCGACCGACCGGGCGTACACCGCGGCCGAGTCCGTCGACGGGACCGCCGACACCTGGGACCAGCCGCTGCGGGGCAACTTCAACCAGCTGCTCAAGCTGAAGGAGAAGCACCCCGACCTCAAGATCCTGTGGTCCTTCGGCGGCTGGACCTGGTCCGGCGGGTTCACGGAGGCCGCCAAGGACCCGGCCGCCTTCGCCCAGTCCTGCTACGACCTGGTCGAGAACTCCAAGTGGGCCGATGTCTTCGACGGCATCGACATCGACTGGGAGTACCCCAACGCCTGCGGCCTGAGCTGCGACGAGAGCGGCCGGGACGCGTTCCCGAAGCTGATGAGCGCGCTGCGTGCCAAGTTCGGCCAGGACTACCTGGTGACCGCGGCGATCACGGCCGACGCGACGGCCGGCGGCAAGATCGACGCGGCCGACTACGCGGGCGCCGCCCAGTACGTCGACTGGTACAACCCGATGACGTACGACTTCTTCGGCGCCTGGGACGCCACCGGACCGACCGCGCCGCACTCGCCGCTCACCTCGTACTCCGGCATTCCCAAGGCGGACTACCACTCCTCGGCGACCATCGCGAAGCTCAAGGGCCTCGGCGTTCCGGCCTCGAAGCTGCTGCTCGGCATCGGCTTCTACGGCCGCGGCTGGACCGGCGTCACCCAGTCGGAGCCCGGCTCCACCGCGACCGGCCCGGCGAAGGGCACGTACGAGAACGGCATCGAGGACTACAAGGTGCTGAAGACCAGTTGCCCGGCGACCGGCACGGTGGCGGGCACCGCATACGCCAAGTGCGGCAGCGACTGGTGGAGTTACGACACCCCGCAGACCATCGCGACCAAGATGTCGTACAAGAACGAGCAGGGTCTGGGCGGGACGTTCTTCTGGGAGCTGAGCGGTGACACCGCGAACGGTGAGCTGATCAAGGCGATCGACTGAACCACCCGGCGCACGGGGGCGGGGGCGGAGGCCGGCTCGGGCCTCCGCCCCTTCGTCAGCTGTCGCGGCGGGCGGGCTCCGGGGCCGGGTAGGCGGGGTCCAGCTCCTCGATGGCGCGCAGGGTGCCGCCGAGCGACTTGACCAGGAGTTCGCGCATGGTCTCGCGGAGCAGTTCGGGCCGGCCGATCCAGTCGAGGGTGGCGCCCTCGACGCTGCACACCCAGGCGAGCAGGCCCATGCGGGCCAGCGGCCCGATGTCGGAGCGGCCGTAGGCCCCCTCCGCGATGGTGGCGACGATGGCCTCGCGCACCCCGTCCCGGATGGCGTGCACCTCGGCGTCGAAGCCGACCCCGCCGCTGACGATGGTCCGGTAGGCGGCCTGGTTGTGCTCGGCGTAGCGCAGGTAGCCGTCGATGGTGCGCTGCACGCGGTCCACCTGGGGCAGTTCGGTGCCCCGGGCGGCGGTGGTGACCAGGTCGGCGACGGAGTCCTGGATGATCGCCAGGTAGTAGCCCCGCTTGGACTGGAAGTAGTAGTAGATCAGCCCTTTGGCGACATGCGCCTGGCGGGCGATGTCGTCCATCGAGAGCGCGTCGTAGGACGTGTCCGCGAACAACCTCCGCCCGATGGCGATGAGTTCGGCGCGACGTGCCAGCGACCGCTCGGTGCCGCGCGCCCGGGGACGGGCGTCGGCACGTTGTTGACTGATATTCAATTTCGACCCTGGTCTCCTACGGGCAGCGGGACATCCGCAGTATGGCAGGTCGGGTCGTGGGGCAGGTCACACGCCGGTCACGTCACAGCAGCCCCAGCTGAACCACGAGCATCGCGACCACCACGACGAGGGTCCATCCCATGACGTGCTCGACGATCTTCGGACCGTCGTCCTTGGGGCCGCCGGTACGGACACGGGCGGCGGTGGCGGTGTGTGCGGTCATGGCTTCTCACTGATCTCGGGCGTTCGGCGGACTCCCCCCGCGGTCCTGTCCACCTTGCCACCGACAGCGGCTTTTGCGCCGGAGACCTTGGTCACAGCGAGGGCCCCCGGCGGCGGTCCGCCGGGGGCCCTCGAGCTGCGTCAGCGCACGCCCACCGCCGCGAGCGCCCTGCGCTGGCGCGCGCTCGGGTGGGCCGGGAAGTACAGGTAGCAGACGCCGCCGGTGCCGGAGACGACCTTGCCGTCGGCGTTGTACCGCTTGGTCCGCAGCCAGATGTTCTCCCACTCGCGCCGCTTGTAGACGCGCCGCACCGCCTCGTTGTCGTCGGAGGCGGGGTCGTTGGCGATCACGTCCCCGTCGGCGGTGAAGCCGATCACGGTCATCAGGTGGCCCGAGGTGCCGTACCCCGCCCCGGTCAGCTCCTTCTCCAGGAACGACTGGGACGTTATGGCCGGGATGCCGGCCGCGATCAGCGTCTCCAGGTCGGTGAGGGAGCCGAGGCGGGTCACCACGCCCTGGAGGCCCTTGAAGGTGGCCGCGTAGGCGGCGTTGAACGGCCAGTTGCCGCAGCCGGAGTACTGGTTGTCGTACGTGCACCGGGCCGCGTGGCAGACCTGCGGGTCGGCGTAGGAGGGGTCGACCCAGGAGAGCTGGTCCTCGGTGAGCCTGCCACCCCAGTACTCGATGATCATCTGCGAGGAGGTGGGGCTGCACCAGGCCTCGCCGCCGTTGTCGTACTCGGGGTACTGGCCCTTGTGGATCTCCTGCGAGTAGCGCGGGACGCGCAGTTCCCGGGCGAGGCCGGGCGCGGAGGCCGGGACGGTGAAGCGGTCGGGGACGTCGGACCCCATCGCGCCGAGCCGCCAGACGGTGGGCGCGCTCCGCGTGCCGGGGCGCCGGTACAGGGTGAGCCGGAGCCGGTAGGAGGCCAGGCGGAGGCCCGAGGCCGCGTCGTCGACCGCGAAGGTGTCCGTCCAGACGCTGCTCCTGCCGTCGCCCTGGTCGTCGACCGAGGTGCGGCGGATGTCCTGGTCACCGTCGCCCGCCGTCCAGCGGCCCATCACGTACCAGGGCGTGTCCGTGCCGTCGGAGTAGGTGCCGCGCAGCTCGACCTGGATCCAGGTGCCGCTCGGGGTGTGCGCGTTCCAGGAGGCGATGGCCTCCGTCGAGGGCACGGTGAGCCGGTGGACGGGCGAGGTCCAGGTGGCGTACTCCCAGGCGGCGGTGGTGCCGGTGTGCGGGTCGGTGTAGTCGGTGGTGCCGGCCGGGGTGCCGATCGTCACGCCGGGCCGGGAGCCCGCCGCGACCCGGGCCCCCCGGGTGGTACCGCGCCGCCAGTCGCTGTAGGTCGTCCAGGCGCGGTAGTCGACCCGGCGGGCGGGGGCGCGGCCGGTGTCCCCGTCGCCACCGCCGGTGCCCGCGCCGGACGCGGCGGCCTCGGCGGTGGCCGGGACCGCGCCACCGGCGACGGCGGCCGCGGCGACTGCCGCGGCCAGGACGGCTCTGCGGGACGGCTGTTCGGCTCTGCTCATGGGCGGGAGACCCCCAGGTGTCCGAGTCGGGCGGGTCCGTTGCACGGTCGTGCGCCCACTATGACCGCAGGCGCCCGCTCCTGCCAGCACTTCCGCGCACGCCACGCCACGAACATTGGTGTCGACCTGTGGCGCGAACGGCGAGGTGGGGACGGGTCGGGGGCGCGGTTAGAGTGCGGGGCGAACCGTGTCCGTCCCCTCGTGCCGCACAGGATCCGTCATCCACGACCTCGCCGCCCGGCTCCGCCGCCTTCCGCCCTCCTGCGGGCCCGTGCGCCTGATCGGCGTCGACGGGCACGCCGGTTCCGGGAAGTCCACGTTCGCCGGACGGCTGGCGGCCGGGCTGGGCGGCGCACCGGTGCTGCGCCTCGACGACATCGCCAGTCACGACGAACTGTTCGACTGGACCGACCGGCTGCTCGGCCAGGTGATCGAGCCGCTGCGACACGGGGACACCGCGCACTACACCCCCTACGACTGGCGGTCCCGGCGCTTCGGGGCGGCGCGTCCGCTGCCGCCCGCGCCGGTGGTACTGGTCGAGGGGGTCGGCGCGGGCCGTCGGGCGCTCCGTCCGCACCTGGCGCTGCTGTTCTGGATGGACCTGCCCGCCGAGGAGGCGTGGGCCCGCGGCCGGGCGCGCGACGGAGCGGAACAGCGGGAGTTCTGGGACGGATGGGTTCCGGCGGAGCGCCGCCACCTCACGGACGACCCTTCGCGCCCCTTCGCGCACTGCCTGGTACGGCAGAGGGAGGAGGGGTACGAGGTGCTGCCGGGGCCGGCGGGGACCACTTCCGGACCCCCTTTTTTCACGCAGGGTGACGGACCGTCGGCAATGTGCTGAACTCGTGAAGATCGCGCCCCGGCAACCCACGGACGCGCCCCAACTCCGCTTGACCCAGGGGCCGTACAGGTCTTACGTTCTGAATGTGCGGTAGTTCGAAGCCGCCGACAGACGCGAAGCCCCCGGTTGTTCCCCCGTGATCGGGGGCTTCGTTCTGCCCTGAGCCCGTTTTCCGGGTGCTCCGTGACGCCGGACGCTCACCCTCGGTCACCATTCGGTCGCCTGTTCCAGCCACTCCCACCTCGCGGAACGACGGCTCCCCGCACTCTTCGGAGGACCGGGCGCCGCGGGTACGATGCCCTCGGTGCGACCTACGGGCGGTTGCCGCGCGCACCTGCAACTCCGGTCCTCGGTGCAGCCGTTGACCGAGGCGGCCGGACGGGCGACGGCTCGGCGGCTTACCGACGGGGGCACGGTACGTGGGGGACGGGATGGACTTCGGCACGCGGGGCCCGCAGGCCCCGGCCGACCTCGCCTGGCTGCGCGGCGTGGACGCCTACACCATGGGGGCCTACCCGCAGGCGGAGGAGGAGTTCCGGACCGCGGTACGCATCGACCCCACCATGGCCGACGGCTGGCTGGGGCTGCACGCCCTGCGCGTCGACACCACGAACGCCTTGCTGCGGATGTTCCGCAACCGGGAGCGTTTCGGCGAGCAGCGCGCCCGCCACCGTCGCACCCTCAACTCCTGGTACTGGCTGGGCTGGTGGGTGCAGCCCGTGCTGGAGAACCCGCGCGACCTGCTGCTCGCGCACGCCTCCCACTGGCTGGACGGCCGCCACGTCCCGGAGCTGGACCGGGCGCTGGCCGGGCTGCCGCCGGTCGACACCGACGCCCAGGTCCGCTTCCTGCACGCCTGCCGCGCCTACCTCGTCAAGGACTGGGAGCAGCTCGTCCGGCACACCGACCCCCTGCTCGGCGATCCCCTGCTGGGCATCGAGGCCGGCCTCTTCAGCGGCATGGCCCGGGTCCGCCTGGAGATGTTCGGCCAGGCCGAGCCGCTGCTGTCGGCCGCCCTGATGCGGTGCCGCAGCGAGCAGCCCCAGCGCAAGGAGCTGCGCTACTGGCTGGCGCGGGCCCACGAGGGCACCGGCCGCAGCGCCGCGGCACTCCCCCTGTACCGGGCCGTGCACCGCGTCGACCCGGCGTTCATGGACACCTCGGCCCGGCTGGCGGCGATCGACGAGAGCGACGGCTACGACGACGCCGCCGACCTCGCGGGCCTCTCCGGAGCCGGCCCGGGCTTGGACGGCCTGGACGGTCTTGACCCGCTCTTCGGCACCGAGCAGCGCGACCTCAAGGTCTCCGCGCCCGGGTCCTCGCCGGGCTCGCCGCTGCCCACGCTGAGCGGACCGCCGGTGCGCCACAAGGCCGACGGGGCCGATCCGGCCCTGCCGACCGGGCCCACCGACCCCGCGTTGCTGGAGGAGGCGCTCGCCGAGCTGGAGCGCATGGTGGGACTCGAGCCGGTGAAGCGTCAGGTCAAGGCGCTGTCCGCACAGCTGAACATGGCGCGGCTGCGCGCCGGGCAGGGCCTGCCGGTCCAGCCGCCCAAACGTCACTTCGTCTTCTCCGGCCCCTCCGGCACCGGCAAGACCACCGTGGCCCGCATCCTGGGCCGCGTCTTCTACGCCCTCGGCCTGCTCGGCGGTGACCACCTGGTGGAGGCGCAGCGGGCCGACCTGGTCGGCGAGTACCTCGGCCAGACCGCTGTGAAGGCCAACGAACTGATCGACTCCGCGCTCGGCGGCGTCCTCTTCGTGGACGAGGCGTACTCCCTGTCCAACTCCGGCTACGGCAAGGGCGACGCGTACGGCGACGAGGCGCTCCAGGTGCTGCTGAAGCGCGCCGAGGACAACCGCGACCACCTGGTGGTGATCCTGGCCGGCTATCCGGAGGGCATGGACCGGCTGCTCGCCGCCAACCCGGGGCTGTCCTCCCGCTTCACCTCGCGGGTCGACTTCCCCTCGTACCGGCCGCTGGAGCTGACCTCGATCGGTGAGGTGCTCGCGGCCGAGAACGGGGACGGGTGGGACGAGGAGGCGCTGGACGAGCTGCGGTCGATCGCCGGGCACGTGGTGGACCAGGGGTGGATCGACGAGTTGGGCAACGGGCGGTTCCTGCGGACGCTGTACGAGAAGAGCTGCGCCTACCGGGATCTGCGGTTGTCGGTCTGTCCCGGCGAGCTGACCCGGGACGACCTGGCTACGTTGCGGCTGCCGGACTTGATGCAGGCGTATGGGGAGGTGCTGTCGGGGCGGGGGCCGCAGGATCCGCCGACCGGGTGAGCTGCGGCGTCACCACCCGGTGGGCCGGGTCCCTGACCTCCCCCACCAGCAGCTCCAGCACGTCCTCCAGAGCGACCAGGCCCAGCACCCGGCCGGAGGCGTCCGTCACCTGGGCCAGGTGGGTGGCCGCGCGGCGCATCACCGTGAGGGCGTCGTCGAGGGGCAGTTCGGGGCGCAGCGTGGTCATCGGGCGCCAGAGGTGCTGGGGCACGGCCCGCTCGGACTCCTCCAGGTCGAGGACGTCCTTGACGTGCAGGTACCCCATGAAGGCGCCCTGTCCGGCGGCGACCGGGAAGCGCGAGTACCCGGTGCGGGCGGTGAGCGCGACGATCCGGGCCGGGGTGACCGAGGGGCTGACCGTCACCAGGGACTCCCTCTTGAGGAGCACGTCGGTGACCGGGCGGGAGCCCAGTTCCAGGGCGTCCTCCAGGCGTTCCTGCTCCTCCGGGTCGAGCAGGCCGGCCTGGCCGGCGTCCTCCACCAGGCGGTTGAGCTGCTCGCTGGTGAAGACGGCCTCGACCTCGTCCTTGGGCTCGACGCGGAACAGCCGCAGGACGACCCGCGCGCAGGCGCCGAGTGCGACGGTGACCGGTCCGCAGAGGCGGGCGAAGGCGACCAGGCCGGGGCTGAGCCACAGGGCGGCCTTCTCGGGGGCGGCCATCGCGAGGTTCTTCGGGACCATCTCGCCGATGACGAGGTGGCAGAAGACCACGACGGCCAGCGCGATGACGTAGCCGAGCGGGTGGATCATGCCGTGCGGCAGGTGGATCCACGCGAAGGCGGGCTCCAGCAGATGCGCGACGGTCGGTTCGGCGACGGCGCCGAGCGTCAGTGAGCAGACGGTGATCCCGAACTGGGCGGCGGCCATCATCCGCGGCAGCCGCTCCAGCCCGTACAGGACCTGGCGGGCGCGGGCGGTGCCGAGTGGTTCGATCTGGCTGCGGCGCACCGAGACCAGCGCGAACTCGGCGCCGACGAAGAACCCGTTGGCGAGCACGAGCAGCGCCGCGAAGAGGAGTTGCAGGACGCTCATCGGGCGGCCTCCGGCACCGAGACCGGCGCCGTGCGCACCAGCCGTATCCGTTCGGCGCGGTAGTGGCCGACCTGGCGGACGGAGAGCCGCCAGCCGGGCAGCTCCGCGCGGTCGCCGACGGCGGGGATGCGGCCGAGCAGGTCGGCGACGAGCCCGGCCACGGTCTCGTACGGACCGTCGGGCGCTTCGAGACCGACGCGGCGCAGGGCGTCGACGCGGCAGCTGCCGTCGACGTCCCAGGCGGGGCGGCCGTCCTCGGGCGGGGCGGGGGCCAGTTCGGGCGCGTCCAGGCCGTCGTGCTCGTCGCGGACCTCGCCGACGATCTCCTCGACGATGTCCTCCAGCGTGACGACGCCGGCCGTGCCGCCGTACTCGTCGACCACGACCGCGATGGGCTGCTCGCTGCGCAGGCGGGCGAGGAGCGGCCGGACGGGCAGCGTCTCGGGGACGAGCAGCGCCGGGCGGGCGATCCGGCCGGTCAGGACGCGCAGCCGGTCGTGGGCGGGGACGGCGAGCGCGTCCTTGAGGTGCACCATGCCGACGATCTCGTCGATCCTCTCCCGGTAGACGGGGAAGCGGGACAGTCCGGTGGCGCGGGTCAGGTTGACCACGTCCTGGGCGGTGGCCGAGGAGTGCAGGGCGCTGACCTTCACCCGCGGGGTCATGACGTGCTGGGCGGTCAGGTCGCCCAGGGACAGGGTCCGCACGAAGAGGTCGGCGGTGCCCTGTTCCAGCGCGCCGGCGCGGGCGGAGTGCCGGGCCAGGGAGACCAGTTCGCCGGGGGTGCGGGCGGAGGCCAGCTCTTCGGCGGGCTCGATGCCGAGTGCGCGGACCAGGCGGTTGGCCACGGAGTTCAGGGCCGCGATCACGGGGTGGAAGAGCCGGGCGAAGGCGTGCTGCGGGCCGGCGACGAAGCGCGCGACCTGGAGGGGCCTGGAGACCGCCCAGTTCTTGGGCACCAGCTCGCCGATCACCATCTGCACCGCCGAGGCCAGCAGCATGCCGACGACGACCGACACGCCGGGCACGGCGCCGTCGGGGACGCCGACGGCCGTGAACGGGCCGTCCAGGAGCTGGGCGAGCGCCGGTTCGGCGAGCATGCCGACGACCAGGGAGGTGATGGTGATCCCGAGCTGGGTGCCGGAGAGCTGGAAGGACAGCTCCTTGAGGGATTCGACGACCCGGTGGGCCCGCCGGTCACCGTCGGCGGCGGCCTGTTCGGCGTCCGGCCGTTCGACGGTGACGAGGCCGAACTCGGCGGCGACGAAGAAGCCGTTGGCGAGGATCAGCAGGAAAGCGGCTGCCAGGAGCAGCAGGGGGGTGGTCATGATGCCGCCGCCTGTGCGGTGTCACAGCAGGGGGCGGCGCAAGTACTGCAGGACGGTCCGTCCATCGCCGGAGGGAGTCACTCCTCGGGTAGCAGGAACCCCCTGCGCACCGGGCGGAGCGGCAGGGGCGAGGACGCGGTGGGCGCGTCTGTCGTTCCCAGATTAATCAGGAAAAGGGCGCCCGCGGCAGGGCTCGCGGCGCGGTGTCAGTCACGCGTCGGATCGGGTTGGGCGCCGGACCGGGCCTCCACGAGGGCGCGCAGGGCGCGGGCGTCGGCGATGGCGCGCTGCTTGGCGATGCCCGGCTGGATGCCGAGCACGGGCAGGCTGGTGCCGTCGCTGAGGTCGAGGAAGACCCAGGGGTCGCCGTGGCGGAGGTTGACCCGGAGGATCTCGGGCCAGGCCAGGCGCCGCCTGGTGGTCAGGTTGACGACCGTGACGCCCGTCGCGTCGGCGGCGACGTGAGGCCGGGCCAGCAGGAGCAGTCCGCCGGCCAGGAGGAGGGCCGTCAGCACGAAGCTGAGGCGCTCCCCCGTCCCGAGGCCGGCGAGCACCGTCCCGACCGCCGTGATGGTCGCGAAGGTGGCGACGGCGAGGACGATCAGGACGGCGCGGGTGCGGCCCGGCCGGAAGGTGACGGGCAGGGCGGGCAGGTCCGGCGTGGTGTCGGGCATGGCGTCGCTCCGGGCGGGCTCAGAGACGGCAGGCGTGGATGGCCGTGGTCAGGATGGCCCGGGCGCCGATCTCGTAGAGGTCGTCCATGATCCGCTGGGCCTCCTTGGCGGGGACCATCGCGCGGACGGCGACCCAGCCCTCGTTGTGCAGCGGGGAGACCGTGGGGGATTCGAGGCCGGGGGTGAGCGCGACGGCCTTCTCCAGCTGCTCGACGCGGCAGTCGTAGTCCATCATCACGTACGTCCGGGCGACCAGGACGCCCTGGAGGCGGCGCAGGAACTGCTGGACCTTGGGCTCGGTGGCCTCGTCGGGCTCGGCGCCCGCGCGGCGGATCACGACGGCCTCGGACTTCATGATGGGCTCGCCGAAGACCTCCAGGCCCGCGTTGCGCAGGGAGGTGCCGGTCTCCACGACGTCGGCGATGACCTCGGCGACGCCGAGTTCGATGGCGGTCTCGACGGCGCCGTCGAGGTGGACGACGGAGGCGTCGATGCCCCGGTCGGCCAGGTGGGCGGCGACGATGCCCTCGTAGGAGGTGGCGACGGTGCGGCCCTTGAGGTCCTCGATGCCGCCTGCCGCGCCCGGCTTTCCGGCGAAGCGGAAGGTGGAGCGGGCGAAGCCGAGCGGCAGGATCTCCTCCGCGTCGGCGCCGGAGTCGATCAGCAGGTCCCGGCCGGTGATGCCGATGTCCAGCTTGCCGGAGGAGACGTAGATCGCGATGTCGCGGGGCCGGAGGTAGAAGAACTCGACCTCGTTGGTCGGGTCGACGACGCGCAGTTCCTTGGACTCGCGGCGCTGCTGGTAGCCGGCCTCATGCAGCATGTCCGCCGCAGGGCCGGAGAGGGAACCCTTGTTGGGGACGGCGATGCGCAGCATGAGGTCGGCTTCCTTTGCGTGGAGTGGGGCAGGGGGGTGCTGGGCTCACAGGTGGGCGTAGACGTCGTCCAGGGAGATGCCGCGGGCGACCATCATCACCTGGACGTGGTACAGCAGCTGCGAGATCTCCTCGGCCGCCGCGTCCTTGCCCTCGTACTCGGCGGCCATCCAGACCTCGGCGGCCTCCTCGACGACCTTCTTGCCGATGGCATGGACCCCCTTGTCCACCAGCTCGGCGGTGCGGGAGGTGGCGGGGTCGCCGTTTGCGGCCTTGTGCTGGAGCTCGGTGAAGAGCTCCTCGAACGTCTTATTGGACATGGTGGCGCCCACTTTACGCGTAGTGCCGGCGGGGCTAGCGCCACGGTTCGGATACTGAGCGGAGCGTGGCCGCCGTGGCGACGGCCGCGGTCACCGCCTCGTGCCCCTTGTCCTCGTTGGAGCCTTCCAGTCCGGCGCGGTCCAGGGCCTGCTCCTCGGTGTCGCAGGTGAGGACGCCGAAGCCGATGGGGACGCCGGTCTCCACGGAGACCTGGACCAGGCCCTGGGTGACGCCCTGGCACACGTAGTCGAAGTGGGGGGTGCCGCCGCGGATGACGACGCCGAGGGCGACGACCGCGTCGTAGCCACGGCCCGCGAGGACCTTGGCGACCACCGGGAGCTCGAAGCTGCCGGGGACCCTGAGCAGGGTCGGCTCGTCGATGCCGAGGTCGTGCAGGGCGCGCAGGGCGCCGTCCACCAGTCCGTCCATCACCTGGTCGTGCCACTGTGCCGCGACGACGGCGACCCGCAGGTCCCCCACGTTGCGTACGGACAGTTCCGGTGCACCCTTGCCGCTCACGTCGCTCCTCGCGTTGCTGCTTGCTTACTGGTTGCCGCAGGTGGACACGGGCTTCGTGTCCAGCCAGGGCAGGTCGTGTCCCATCCGGTCCCGCTTGGTGCGCAGGTATCGGAGGTTGTGCTCGCCGGCCTGGACGGGCATCGGCTCGCGGCCGGTGACGTCGATGCCGTGCCGGACGAGGGCGTCGCTCTTGTCCGGGTTGTTGGTCATCAGGCGGACGGAGCGTACGCCGAGGTCCTGGAGGATCTGGGCGCCGGCGCCGTAGTCGCGGGCGTCGGCGGGCAGGCCCAGTTCCAGGTTGGCGTCGAGGGTGTCCCGGCCGCGCTCCTGGAGTTCGTAGGCGCGCAGCTTGGACATCAGGCCGATGCCGCGCCCCTCGTGGCCGCGCAGGTAGACGACCACGCCCCGCCCCTCGGCCTGGATGCGGTCCAGGGAGGCGTCGAGCTGGGGACCGCAGTCGCAGCGCTGGGAGCCGAAGACGTCGCCGGTGAGGCACTCGGAGTGGATGCGGACCAGGACGTCGGTGCCGTCGCCTACGTCGCCGTGCACGAGGGCGACGTGCTCGACGCCGTCGACGGTGGAGCGGTAGCCGTACGCGGTGAACTCGCCGTGCCGGGTGGGGAGGTGGACCTCGGCCTCGCGGCGGACGGTCGGTTCCGCGCTGCGGCGGTAGGCGATGAGGTCCTCGATGGAGATGATCGTCAGGCCGTGCTTGCGGGCGAACGGGATCAGCTCGGGCAGCCGCAGCATCCGCCCGTCCTCGCCGGCGATCTCGACGATGGCGCCGGCCGGGCGCAGCCCCGCGAGGCGGGCCAGGTCGACGGCGGCCTCGGTGTGGCCGTCGCGGACGAGGACGCCGCCGGAGCGGGCGCGCAGCGGGAAGATGTGGCCGGGGCGGACCAGGTCGGTGGGTTCGGCGGTGCCGCTCGCGAGGAGCTGGAGGGTGGTGGCGCGGTCGGAGGCCGAGATGCCGGTGCTCACGCCGTGGGCGGCGGTGGCGTCGACGGAGACGGTGAAGGCGGTCTTCATCGACTCGGTGTTGTCGTCGACCATCTGCGGGAGCCGGAGCCGGTCCAGTTCGTCGCCCTCCATGGGGGCGCAGATCAGGCCGCGGCACTCGCTCATCATGAAGGCGACGATCTCCTCGGTCGCCTTCTCGGCGGCGATGACGAGGTCGCCCTCGTTCTCGCGGCTCTCGTCGTCGACGACGACGACCGGGCGTCCGGCGGCGATGTCGGCGATGGCCCGCTCGACCGGGTCGAGCGAGAGGTCGTCGATGCCGTCGGGGCTGTAGAGGAGGGGCGGGCCAAGAGGTGCGGCGCGAAGCGCCTCGTTCAGGG
The Streptomyces sp. NBC_01723 genome window above contains:
- a CDS encoding glycoside hydrolase family 18 protein; amino-acid sequence: MHVPHLPSARSLRTLFSALCSVALGAGLLAGAGTATATPPPQAPATQAAAGSKVVGYFTEWGTYDRKYYVKNVETSGSAAELTHINYAFGNVTGGKCAMGDAYAATDRAYTAAESVDGTADTWDQPLRGNFNQLLKLKEKHPDLKILWSFGGWTWSGGFTEAAKDPAAFAQSCYDLVENSKWADVFDGIDIDWEYPNACGLSCDESGRDAFPKLMSALRAKFGQDYLVTAAITADATAGGKIDAADYAGAAQYVDWYNPMTYDFFGAWDATGPTAPHSPLTSYSGIPKADYHSSATIAKLKGLGVPASKLLLGIGFYGRGWTGVTQSEPGSTATGPAKGTYENGIEDYKVLKTSCPATGTVAGTAYAKCGSDWWSYDTPQTIATKMSYKNEQGLGGTFFWELSGDTANGELIKAID
- a CDS encoding TetR/AcrR family transcriptional regulator, translated to MNISQQRADARPRARGTERSLARRAELIAIGRRLFADTSYDALSMDDIARQAHVAKGLIYYYFQSKRGYYLAIIQDSVADLVTTAARGTELPQVDRVQRTIDGYLRYAEHNQAAYRTIVSGGVGFDAEVHAIRDGVREAIVATIAEGAYGRSDIGPLARMGLLAWVCSVEGATLDWIGRPELLRETMRELLVKSLGGTLRAIEELDPAYPAPEPARRDS
- a CDS encoding SCO1431 family membrane protein, whose product is MTAHTATAARVRTGGPKDDGPKIVEHVMGWTLVVVVAMLVVQLGLL
- a CDS encoding peptidase C39 family protein, which codes for MSRAEQPSRRAVLAAAVAAAAVAGGAVPATAEAAASGAGTGGGDGDTGRAPARRVDYRAWTTYSDWRRGTTRGARVAAGSRPGVTIGTPAGTTDYTDPHTGTTAAWEYATWTSPVHRLTVPSTEAIASWNAHTPSGTWIQVELRGTYSDGTDTPWYVMGRWTAGDGDQDIRRTSVDDQGDGRSSVWTDTFAVDDAASGLRLASYRLRLTLYRRPGTRSAPTVWRLGAMGSDVPDRFTVPASAPGLARELRVPRYSQEIHKGQYPEYDNGGEAWCSPTSSQMIIEYWGGRLTEDQLSWVDPSYADPQVCHAARCTYDNQYSGCGNWPFNAAYAATFKGLQGVVTRLGSLTDLETLIAAGIPAITSQSFLEKELTGAGYGTSGHLMTVIGFTADGDVIANDPASDDNEAVRRVYKRREWENIWLRTKRYNADGKVVSGTGGVCYLYFPAHPSARQRRALAAVGVR
- a CDS encoding uridine kinase family protein; translated protein: MSVPSCRTGSVIHDLAARLRRLPPSCGPVRLIGVDGHAGSGKSTFAGRLAAGLGGAPVLRLDDIASHDELFDWTDRLLGQVIEPLRHGDTAHYTPYDWRSRRFGAARPLPPAPVVLVEGVGAGRRALRPHLALLFWMDLPAEEAWARGRARDGAEQREFWDGWVPAERRHLTDDPSRPFAHCLVRQREEGYEVLPGPAGTTSGPPFFTQGDGPSAMC
- a CDS encoding AAA family ATPase encodes the protein MDFGTRGPQAPADLAWLRGVDAYTMGAYPQAEEEFRTAVRIDPTMADGWLGLHALRVDTTNALLRMFRNRERFGEQRARHRRTLNSWYWLGWWVQPVLENPRDLLLAHASHWLDGRHVPELDRALAGLPPVDTDAQVRFLHACRAYLVKDWEQLVRHTDPLLGDPLLGIEAGLFSGMARVRLEMFGQAEPLLSAALMRCRSEQPQRKELRYWLARAHEGTGRSAAALPLYRAVHRVDPAFMDTSARLAAIDESDGYDDAADLAGLSGAGPGLDGLDGLDPLFGTEQRDLKVSAPGSSPGSPLPTLSGPPVRHKADGADPALPTGPTDPALLEEALAELERMVGLEPVKRQVKALSAQLNMARLRAGQGLPVQPPKRHFVFSGPSGTGKTTVARILGRVFYALGLLGGDHLVEAQRADLVGEYLGQTAVKANELIDSALGGVLFVDEAYSLSNSGYGKGDAYGDEALQVLLKRAEDNRDHLVVILAGYPEGMDRLLAANPGLSSRFTSRVDFPSYRPLELTSIGEVLAAENGDGWDEEALDELRSIAGHVVDQGWIDELGNGRFLRTLYEKSCAYRDLRLSVCPGELTRDDLATLRLPDLMQAYGEVLSGRGPQDPPTG
- a CDS encoding hemolysin family protein, with the translated sequence MSVLQLLFAALLVLANGFFVGAEFALVSVRRSQIEPLGTARARQVLYGLERLPRMMAAAQFGITVCSLTLGAVAEPTVAHLLEPAFAWIHLPHGMIHPLGYVIALAVVVFCHLVIGEMVPKNLAMAAPEKAALWLSPGLVAFARLCGPVTVALGACARVVLRLFRVEPKDEVEAVFTSEQLNRLVEDAGQAGLLDPEEQERLEDALELGSRPVTDVLLKRESLVTVSPSVTPARIVALTARTGYSRFPVAAGQGAFMGYLHVKDVLDLEESERAVPQHLWRPMTTLRPELPLDDALTVMRRAATHLAQVTDASGRVLGLVALEDVLELLVGEVRDPAHRVVTPQLTRSADPAAPAPTAPPHTPASSPAAAT